In one Enterobacteriaceae endosymbiont of Donacia sparganii genomic region, the following are encoded:
- the nusB gene encoding transcription antitermination factor NusB has product MKFTYRYQSRKYALQAIYSWQLSKNNFSDIQYYFLNESIQDIKNIDIDYFNDLIKGVIINSIYLDNVMKPFLSRKLFELGQIEKAILRISLYELINRLDVPYKVVINESIYLAKSFGGVENSYKFINGVLDKIANKLRI; this is encoded by the coding sequence GTGAAATTCACCTACAGATATCAATCTAGGAAATATGCTTTACAAGCAATTTATTCTTGGCAATTATCTAAAAATAATTTTAGTGATATTCAATATTATTTTTTAAATGAATCAATACAAGATATTAAAAATATTGATATTGATTATTTTAATGATTTAATAAAAGGTGTAATAATAAATAGTATTTATTTAGATAATGTAATGAAACCATTTTTATCTCGTAAATTATTTGAATTAGGTCAAATTGAAAAAGCAATTTTACGTATCTCATTATACGAGTTAATAAATCGTTTAGATGTACCATATAAAGTAGTAATTAATGAAAGTATTTACTTAGCTAAGAGTTTTGGAGGAGTTGAAAATAGTTATAAATTTATTAATGGAGTATTAGATAAAATAGCAAATAAATTAAGAATTTAA
- the ribD gene encoding bifunctional diaminohydroxyphosphoribosylaminopyrimidine deaminase/5-amino-6-(5-phosphoribosylamino)uracil reductase RibD produces MYLIDKFYMMHAIKLAKLGVFTTTPNPNVGCIIVNNKKIIGKGYHFKTGEPHAEINALKMAGKNAKGSTVYLTLEPCNYSNLTPSCCNELINAQIKRLVVATKDPNPKINGKGLELLHNQGIQITNNILPKKAQAINYGFFKRMRTGIPWIQLKLASSLDGKIALLNGNSKWISSKISRKDVQKLRAKSTAILSTSKTILKDNATLLVKWNKLNNYIKNIYPKKLLRQPIRIILDRLNKIKPTDKIILYPGKIFLVKLKYTFENWPDYVEQIIIPEINGYFNLKYLFKILGSKKINSILIEAGSILSGFLITYNLIDELIIYLTPKLLGNMALNLCNINKLINISNLPNFYFTNIKKIGPDIKLVLKPKSINSFIKKEI; encoded by the coding sequence ATGTATTTAATAGATAAATTTTATATGATGCATGCAATTAAATTAGCTAAATTAGGTGTTTTTACTACTACTCCTAATCCAAATGTGGGATGTATTATTGTTAATAATAAAAAAATTATCGGTAAAGGATATCATTTTAAAACAGGAGAACCTCATGCAGAAATTAATGCATTAAAAATGGCAGGAAAAAATGCTAAAGGATCAACAGTATATTTAACTTTAGAGCCTTGTAATTATAGTAATTTAACACCTTCTTGTTGTAATGAATTAATTAATGCTCAAATAAAAAGACTAGTAGTTGCTACAAAAGATCCTAATCCTAAAATAAATGGTAAGGGATTAGAATTATTACATAATCAAGGTATTCAGATAACTAATAATATTTTACCTAAAAAAGCTCAAGCAATAAATTATGGTTTTTTTAAAAGAATGCGTACTGGGATTCCCTGGATACAACTAAAATTAGCATCATCTTTAGATGGTAAGATTGCATTATTAAATGGAAATAGTAAATGGATATCATCAAAAATTTCTAGAAAAGATGTTCAAAAATTAAGAGCTAAAAGTACAGCTATTTTAAGTACAAGTAAAACTATTTTAAAAGATAATGCAACTTTATTAGTTAAATGGAATAAATTAAATAATTATATTAAAAATATATATCCTAAAAAATTATTAAGACAACCCATTAGAATTATTTTAGATCGATTAAATAAAATAAAACCAACTGATAAAATTATTTTATATCCTGGAAAAATATTTTTAGTAAAACTAAAATATACTTTTGAAAATTGGCCTGATTATGTTGAACAAATTATTATTCCTGAAATTAATGGTTATTTTAATCTTAAATATTTATTTAAAATATTAGGAAGTAAAAAAATTAATTCTATTCTTATAGAAGCTGGGAGTATCTTATCAGGATTTTTAATTACTTATAATTTAATAGATGAATTAATTATATATTTAACACCTAAATTATTAGGAAATATGGCGTTAAATTTATGTAATATAAATAAATTAATAAATATTAGTAATTTACCTAATTTTTATTTTACAAATATTAAAAAAATAGGACCAGATATAAAATTAGTATTAAAGCCAAAATCTATTAATAGTTTTATAAAAAAAGAGATATAA
- the glyA gene encoding serine hydroxymethyltransferase, whose translation MKKIKKVLSNDIELLKLLKKESKRQEENINLIASENYTSYNVMNVQGSQLTNKYAEGYPKYRYYGGCKYIDQIENLAIKRAKKLFNADYVNVQPHSGSQANFAVYMALLNPGDIIMGLENSHGGHLTHGSKVNFSGKIYNSKPYKTNKKGIIDYCNLLKLAKKYKPKMIIGGFSSYSRICDWAKMRNIADIVNAYFCVDISHIAGLIIAGLYPNPLPYAHVVTSTTHKTLSGPRGGIILSLKKNKYLFKKFDKSIFPGSQGGPLMHIIAAKAVAFKEALNPDFIIYQKQILKNAKLMVKIFKKYKYKIVSDSTDNHLFIIDLTNKKITGIEAQLLLEKYNIIVNKNSIPDDFNPPSITSGIRIGTPAITKRGFKEKEIYLLTHYIMKIINHKNQYFKNIKNNILKLCKSFPIYN comes from the coding sequence TTGAAAAAAATTAAAAAAGTTTTATCAAATGATATAGAATTATTAAAGCTTCTAAAAAAAGAATCAAAAAGACAAGAAGAAAATATTAATCTAATAGCTTCTGAAAATTATACATCATATAATGTTATGAATGTTCAGGGATCTCAATTAACAAATAAATATGCAGAAGGATATCCTAAATATAGATATTATGGAGGTTGTAAATATATTGATCAAATTGAAAATCTTGCTATTAAAAGAGCTAAAAAATTATTTAATGCAGATTATGTAAATGTACAACCTCATTCAGGATCTCAAGCTAATTTTGCTGTTTATATGGCTTTATTAAATCCTGGAGATATTATTATGGGATTAGAAAATTCTCATGGAGGTCATTTAACTCATGGATCTAAAGTAAATTTTTCAGGTAAAATTTATAACAGTAAACCTTATAAAACAAATAAAAAAGGGATAATTGATTATTGTAATTTATTAAAATTAGCAAAAAAATATAAACCAAAAATGATCATTGGAGGTTTTTCTTCCTATTCAAGAATATGTGACTGGGCTAAAATGAGAAATATTGCTGATATAGTAAATGCATATTTTTGTGTTGATATTTCTCATATTGCAGGATTAATTATTGCAGGATTATATCCTAATCCACTTCCTTATGCTCATGTAGTAACTAGTACAACTCATAAAACATTATCTGGACCTAGAGGAGGTATTATATTATCATTAAAAAAAAATAAATATTTATTTAAAAAATTTGATAAATCCATTTTTCCTGGAAGTCAAGGAGGACCACTAATGCATATTATAGCAGCTAAAGCAGTAGCATTTAAAGAAGCGTTAAATCCTGATTTTATCATATATCAAAAACAAATATTAAAAAATGCTAAACTAATGGTTAAAATATTTAAAAAATATAAATATAAAATTGTATCAGATAGTACTGATAATCATCTATTTATTATAGATTTAACTAATAAAAAAATAACAGGTATAGAAGCCCAATTACTTCTTGAGAAGTATAATATTATAGTTAATAAAAACAGTATTCCTGATGATTTTAATCCTCCTTCTATTACTTCAGGTATAAGAATAGGAACTCCAGCTATTACAAAAAGAGGTTTTAAAGAAAAAGAAATATATTTACTTACTCATTATATAATGAAAATTATAAATCATAAAAATCAATATTTTAAAAATATAAAAAATAATATATTAAAATTATGTAAATCTTTTCCTATATATAATTAA
- the tadA gene encoding tRNA adenosine(34) deaminase TadA, producing MKNDIYWMKYALYFAKLAKNAGEIPVGAIIIKNNKIISYGVNSSIKTNDPTAHAEIIALRKAGKYLKNYRLINTTMYVTLEPCLMCAGAIIISRIPRLVFSTYNKKYNEIGSFIDLLGIYNINYKITINSGILIKECTYIIKNFFSLKRKKK from the coding sequence ATGAAAAATGATATTTATTGGATGAAATATGCCTTATATTTTGCTAAATTAGCTAAAAATGCTGGAGAAATACCAGTTGGAGCAATTATTATAAAAAATAATAAAATAATTTCTTATGGTGTTAATAGTTCCATTAAAACAAATGATCCTACAGCACACGCTGAAATAATAGCTTTAAGAAAAGCTGGAAAATATTTAAAAAATTATAGATTAATAAATACAACTATGTATGTAACATTAGAACCTTGTTTAATGTGTGCAGGCGCTATAATTATTAGTAGAATTCCCCGTTTAGTATTTAGTACTTATAATAAAAAATATAATGAGATAGGATCTTTTATAGATTTATTAGGAATTTATAATATAAATTATAAAATAACAATAAATTCTGGAATTTTAATAAAAGAATGTACATATATTATAAAAAATTTTTTTTCTTTAAAAAGAAAAAAAAAATAA
- a CDS encoding PQQ-binding-like beta-propeller repeat protein, giving the protein MKLSKFIILIFISYSIFLTSCTYKKNDVFNKKNYLLSKLNKVQLQLIWTNGIGKNNISFTKLNPFYNKNFLYIANKNGFIYCINIKTGKIIWNINLINKFCHFSFCKYEYLTTGPVVSGNYLYVGNKQGKIFAINIKKKSIIWTKNVFTEILSSLIIRKNVLLIHSMDNILQGLDKNNGKIIWTVSLGHSNGFSIQGVSTPVLFFDNVLTGSDNGIISFRIVTNGSLVWEQNLLRFNNKENFININDIDTQPVIHNGIVYVSSYNGIFMALDLSTGNIIWEKIYFTHKNFIIHKNIIYLIDLQNRIFALNTDNGNLIWIQDKFKNNKINNLFFYKNKIFFTDNKGFFYWIDPKKGIFIGKKKIDKYKINSILVIKNQLIIQTIYNKIYLFKILIT; this is encoded by the coding sequence ATGAAATTATCAAAATTTATAATCTTAATTTTTATTTCTTATTCTATTTTTTTAACATCTTGTACATATAAAAAAAATGATGTTTTTAATAAGAAAAATTATTTATTATCTAAGTTAAATAAAGTACAATTACAGTTAATTTGGACAAATGGGATAGGAAAAAACAATATTTCTTTTACAAAATTAAATCCTTTTTATAATAAAAATTTTTTATATATAGCAAATAAAAATGGATTTATTTATTGTATAAATATAAAAACAGGAAAAATTATTTGGAATATTAATCTTATAAATAAATTTTGTCATTTTTCATTTTGTAAATATGAATATCTTACTACAGGTCCTGTAGTATCTGGTAATTATTTATATGTAGGTAATAAACAAGGAAAAATTTTTGCAATAAATATTAAAAAAAAATCTATAATTTGGACAAAAAATGTATTTACTGAAATATTATCTAGTTTAATTATTAGAAAAAATGTATTACTAATCCATAGTATGGATAATATTTTACAAGGTTTAGATAAAAATAATGGAAAAATTATATGGACAGTAAGTTTAGGACATTCAAATGGATTTTCTATACAAGGAGTCTCTACTCCTGTACTTTTTTTTGATAACGTTCTTACGGGAAGTGATAATGGTATAATTAGTTTTCGTATAGTTACTAATGGATCATTAGTATGGGAACAAAATTTATTAAGATTTAATAATAAAGAAAATTTTATTAATATCAATGATATTGATACACAACCAGTAATACATAATGGTATTGTTTATGTATCTTCTTATAATGGTATTTTTATGGCTTTAGATTTAAGTACAGGAAATATTATTTGGGAAAAGATATATTTTACTCATAAAAATTTTATTATACATAAAAATATTATCTATTTAATAGATCTACAAAATAGAATTTTTGCCTTAAATACAGATAATGGTAATTTGATTTGGATACAAGATAAATTTAAAAATAATAAAATTAATAATTTATTTTTTTATAAAAATAAAATTTTTTTTACAGATAATAAAGGATTTTTTTATTGGATAGATCCTAAAAAAGGAATTTTTATCGGTAAAAAAAAAATTGATAAATATAAAATAAATTCTATTTTAGTAATAAAAAATCAATTAATTATACAAACTATATATAATAAAATATATTTATTTAAAATTTTAATAACATAA
- the leuA gene encoding 2-isopropylmalate synthase codes for MKKKIILFDTTLRDGEQSLKSNLNNKKKIEIALALESMGIDIIEVGFPISSPADYQTSKQISQIIKNSKLCGLARCKEKDIDMVYQSLKNSNNFRIHIFLATSPIHIITKLKTTLNKVIEKISFMIKYARKYTDDIEFSCEDGSRTPINDLCLVVQTAINAGATTINIPDTVGYMFPQEYYNIISYLKKKIDNIDKCIISVHTHNDLGMAVGNAITAINAGARQIEGTINGIGERAGNCALEEVIMALYTRKNINFFTNINYNKIYNTSKIVSRICNIPLSIHKPIVGSNAFSHSSGIHQDGMIKNKKTYEILNPENIGLSKTEFNLTSKSGRAAVKFHMDLMGYKKNTYNINKLYNDFIKLADKKGQIFNYDLESLAFNNEIDNNTDYYSLKYFNVQSNSNISIATLKLTCGKLIKLEAATGLGPVDAIYKTIIRITNYNIKLIKYILIAKNHTEKSIGEVNIKIQYKKKIFNGIGLSKDIIKASVIAIINCLNNIWRSDQVQKNILKNQ; via the coding sequence ATGAAAAAAAAAATTATTCTTTTTGATACTACATTACGTGATGGAGAACAATCATTAAAATCTAATTTAAATAATAAAAAAAAAATAGAAATAGCATTAGCCTTAGAAAGTATGGGTATTGATATTATTGAAGTAGGATTTCCTATTTCTTCTCCTGCAGATTATCAAACATCTAAACAAATATCACAAATTATAAAAAATAGTAAATTATGTGGTTTAGCTAGGTGTAAAGAAAAAGATATAGATATGGTTTATCAATCTTTAAAAAATTCTAATAATTTTAGAATCCATATTTTTTTAGCTACTTCTCCTATACACATTATTACAAAATTAAAAACTACTTTAAATAAAGTAATAGAAAAAATATCATTTATGATAAAATATGCTCGTAAATATACTGATGATATTGAATTTTCTTGTGAAGACGGGAGTAGAACTCCTATTAACGATTTATGTTTAGTTGTACAAACAGCTATTAATGCAGGAGCTACAACTATTAATATTCCAGATACAGTAGGTTACATGTTTCCTCAAGAATATTATAATATAATTTCTTATTTAAAAAAAAAAATAGATAATATAGATAAATGTATTATTTCGGTACATACACATAATGATTTAGGAATGGCAGTAGGAAATGCTATTACTGCAATAAATGCAGGAGCAAGACAAATAGAAGGAACTATTAATGGAATTGGAGAAAGAGCTGGTAATTGTGCTTTAGAAGAAGTAATAATGGCTTTATATACAAGAAAAAATATTAATTTTTTTACTAATATAAATTATAATAAAATATATAATACAAGTAAAATAGTAAGTAGAATTTGTAATATTCCATTATCTATTCATAAACCTATTGTAGGAAGTAATGCTTTTTCTCATTCTTCTGGGATTCATCAAGATGGAATGATAAAAAATAAAAAAACTTATGAAATATTAAATCCAGAAAATATTGGTTTAAGCAAAACAGAATTTAATCTTACTTCTAAATCAGGAAGGGCTGCAGTTAAATTTCATATGGATTTAATGGGATATAAAAAAAACACATATAATATTAATAAATTATATAATGATTTTATTAAATTAGCTGATAAAAAAGGACAAATTTTTAATTATGATTTAGAATCATTAGCATTTAATAATGAAATAGATAATAATACAGATTATTATTCATTAAAATATTTTAATGTACAATCAAATTCTAATATATCTATTGCGACTTTAAAATTAACATGTGGAAAATTAATAAAATTAGAAGCTGCAACAGGACTAGGTCCAGTTGATGCAATATATAAAACAATTATTAGAATAACAAATTATAATATAAAATTAATTAAATATATTTTAATAGCTAAAAATCATACTGAAAAATCAATAGGAGAAGTTAACATTAAAATACAATATAAAAAAAAAATTTTTAATGGAATTGGTTTATCTAAAGATATTATAAAAGCTTCAGTTATTGCAATTATTAATTGTCTTAATAATATTTGGAGGTCAGATCAAGTACAAAAAAATATATTAAAAAATCAATAA
- the hisS gene encoding histidine--tRNA ligase: protein MIKKIKAIHGMHDYLYPDTLLWKNIENIIQNTLNNYGYQEIKLPILEKSELFKKAIGEYTDIIEKEMYTLFDKNNNSLTLRPEGTTGFIRAIIEHNIFYNNRRFWYNGPMFRYERPQKGRYRQFNQIGIETLGLKSPYIDAEIIIIINNLWKKLNITNNIFLEINTIGSLMDRDKYVKKLILFLEKNSHFLDLNNKKKIYTNPLRILDSKHKSIKLLLNNAPKLQDFLNEKSIKKFKKLCEILKFMHIKFNINNYLVRGLDYYNDIVFEWKTNNIGKGFSKTICGGGRYDKLINNMSNGKNNIGIGCAIGMERLILLIQITKSLKLNTKYLIDIFLIPMENNHILKKILTIGELIRKNFPKLRIITSYLFKNLKKQIIQANKYKSRFIIIIGQKEINNNLIIIKDLYFKKQINIPENKLIFNLKKIFK, encoded by the coding sequence GTGATAAAAAAAATAAAAGCTATTCATGGTATGCATGATTACTTATATCCAGATACTTTATTATGGAAAAATATTGAAAATATTATACAAAATACTTTAAATAATTATGGTTATCAGGAAATTAAGTTACCCATTTTAGAAAAAAGTGAATTATTTAAAAAAGCTATTGGAGAATATACAGATATTATAGAAAAAGAAATGTATACCTTATTTGATAAAAATAATAATTCTTTAACTTTACGTCCTGAAGGAACTACTGGATTTATTAGAGCTATAATAGAACATAATATTTTTTATAATAATAGACGTTTTTGGTATAATGGTCCTATGTTTCGCTATGAACGGCCTCAAAAAGGACGATATAGACAATTTAATCAAATTGGTATTGAAACACTTGGATTAAAATCTCCTTATATAGATGCTGAAATTATTATTATAATAAATAATTTATGGAAAAAATTAAATATTACAAATAATATTTTTTTAGAAATTAACACTATAGGATCTCTAATGGATAGAGATAAATATGTAAAAAAATTAATATTATTTTTAGAAAAAAATTCTCATTTTTTAGATTTAAATAATAAAAAAAAAATATATACAAATCCCTTAAGAATATTAGATAGTAAACATAAAAGTATTAAATTATTATTAAATAATGCACCTAAATTACAGGATTTTCTTAATGAAAAAAGTATTAAAAAATTTAAAAAATTATGTGAAATTTTAAAATTTATGCATATAAAATTTAATATAAATAATTATTTAGTTAGAGGGTTAGATTATTATAATGATATTGTATTTGAATGGAAAACTAATAATATAGGAAAAGGTTTTTCTAAAACTATATGTGGAGGAGGAAGATATGATAAATTAATTAATAATATGAGTAATGGTAAAAATAATATTGGTATTGGATGTGCAATAGGGATGGAACGTTTAATATTATTAATACAAATTACTAAATCATTAAAATTAAATACTAAATATCTAATTGATATTTTTTTAATACCTATGGAAAATAATCATATTTTAAAAAAAATTTTAACTATTGGAGAATTAATTAGAAAAAATTTCCCTAAACTTAGAATAATTACTAGTTATCTTTTTAAAAATTTAAAAAAACAAATTATTCAAGCTAATAAATATAAATCACGTTTTATAATTATAATAGGTCAAAAAGAAATAAATAATAATTTAATTATTATTAAAGATTTATATTTTAAAAAACAAATAAATATTCCAGAAAATAAATTAATATTTAATTTAAAAAAAATATTTAAATAA
- a CDS encoding DJ-1/PfpI family protein produces the protein MIKNYSVLLCVTNGIEDIETVTCIDLLTRSNINVILVSTNNKREIICAHGTKIISNIFLNNLENIDIRNQIAIILPGGLQASKNFQRNVLLLKYLKDFKNSNRIIGAICASPSMVIIPNNLFPNAKMTGYLGLKYLIPYKQWIKYPIYWDDKYKLLTAQSVKYSILFNLKLIEIILGKETSMKIEKEL, from the coding sequence ATGATCAAAAATTATTCTGTTTTACTTTGTGTAACAAATGGAATTGAAGATATAGAAACAGTTACTTGTATAGATCTATTAACTAGAAGTAATATAAATGTTATATTAGTAAGTACAAACAATAAACGTGAAATTATTTGTGCACATGGAACAAAAATTATAAGTAATATTTTTTTAAATAATTTAGAAAATATTGATATTAGAAATCAAATAGCGATTATTCTTCCTGGTGGATTACAAGCATCAAAAAATTTTCAAAGAAATGTTCTTTTATTAAAATATCTAAAAGATTTTAAAAATTCTAATCGCATAATAGGAGCAATATGTGCTTCTCCTTCTATGGTTATTATACCTAATAACCTTTTCCCAAATGCAAAAATGACTGGATACTTAGGATTAAAATATTTAATCCCATACAAACAGTGGATTAAATATCCAATTTATTGGGATGATAAATATAAATTATTAACAGCACAAAGCGTAAAATACTCTATTTTATTTAATTTAAAATTAATAGAAATTATTTTAGGAAAAGAAACATCAATGAAAATTGAAAAAGAGTTATAG
- the der gene encoding ribosome biogenesis GTPase Der, whose amino-acid sequence MIHQYPIITILGDNNVGKSSLYNILIKKYDSLVNKIPNFTIDRKYGNAKIKNFKFICVDTVSYNKFHEKNSLIKEQILLSINESNLIILIIKGNKLNVIDYNIIDNVRKYNRKIILLLNTKNKNFSDTEFYALGLNFYFINIINKNDIIKLKKILFFYIQKIYDNEKNKNKLYNKFYINKKDNIKLAIIGMPNVGKSTLINKFINEKRMVVNNDPGTTRESVFIPLNNINNFNKNITLIDTAGIKKKNKIKNKIEKFSILESYKIIKKSNIILYIINGEKKIFCKQDIIIIKHIIAQKKSMILVINKSDLITLKEINSIKILIKSKFKFFPIISISAKLIINFNYILKLIYKIYNISTKIYSTSQLMKILNLATHSVLPPISSNGRRIKLKYIHQIKNNYLTFKIHGNQLTKLNYNYKRYLLNFFYKKLQCIGNVISFKFQENKNPYN is encoded by the coding sequence ATGATACATCAATATCCTATTATTACTATATTAGGTGATAATAATGTAGGAAAATCTTCTTTATATAATATTTTAATAAAAAAATATGATTCTTTAGTTAATAAAATACCAAATTTTACAATAGATAGAAAATATGGTAACGCTAAAATTAAAAATTTTAAGTTTATCTGTGTAGATACAGTAAGTTATAATAAATTTCATGAAAAAAATTCTTTAATAAAGGAACAAATTTTATTATCAATTAATGAATCTAATTTAATTATTTTAATAATCAAAGGAAATAAATTAAATGTTATAGATTATAATATTATTGATAATGTTAGAAAATATAATAGAAAAATAATTCTTTTATTAAATACAAAAAATAAGAATTTTTCAGATACTGAGTTTTATGCTTTAGGTTTAAATTTTTATTTTATTAATATTATAAATAAAAATGATATTATAAAATTGAAAAAAATATTATTTTTTTATATACAAAAAATATATGATAATGAAAAAAATAAAAATAAATTATATAATAAATTTTATATAAATAAAAAAGATAATATTAAATTAGCTATAATAGGAATGCCAAATGTAGGTAAATCTACTTTAATTAATAAATTTATTAATGAAAAAAGAATGGTTGTCAATAATGATCCAGGAACAACAAGAGAGAGTGTTTTTATTCCATTAAATAATATAAATAATTTTAATAAAAATATTACTTTAATTGATACTGCAGGTATTAAAAAAAAAAATAAAATTAAAAATAAAATAGAAAAATTTTCAATTTTAGAATCTTATAAAATTATTAAAAAATCTAATATAATTTTATATATAATAAATGGAGAAAAAAAAATTTTTTGTAAACAAGATATAATAATAATTAAACATATTATTGCTCAAAAAAAATCTATGATTTTAGTTATAAATAAATCAGATCTTATTACATTAAAAGAAATTAATTCTATAAAAATACTTATAAAAAGTAAATTTAAATTCTTTCCTATTATTTCTATTTCAGCTAAATTAATTATAAATTTTAATTATATTTTAAAATTAATATATAAAATATATAATATATCTACTAAAATATATAGTACATCTCAACTTATGAAAATTTTAAATTTAGCAACTCATTCAGTTTTACCTCCTATATCTTCTAATGGGAGGCGTATAAAATTAAAATATATACATCAAATAAAAAATAATTATTTAACATTTAAAATACATGGTAATCAATTAACAAAATTAAATTATAATTATAAACGTTATTTATTAAATTTTTTTTATAAAAAATTACAATGTATCGGTAATGTTATAAGTTTTAAATTTCAAGAAAATAAAAATCCATATAATTAA
- the ribH gene encoding 6,7-dimethyl-8-ribityllumazine synthase, protein MKIIDENIITPNAFIAIVISRFNTFINKNLLYSTIDTLQRIGMVQEKNITICWVPGSYEIAPIVHLLIQKNIYDGIIAIGTIIKGKTSHFKYLSQEVCSQISNLSVQNNIPISFSILTTDNIEQAIERSGIKTSNRGVEAALTLLEMINIFKTIKLLNTKNKKEVK, encoded by the coding sequence ATGAAAATTATTGATGAAAATATTATAACTCCTAATGCTTTTATTGCTATCGTTATATCAAGATTTAATACATTTATAAATAAAAATTTATTATATTCTACTATTGATACTTTACAAAGAATAGGTATGGTACAAGAAAAAAATATAACTATATGTTGGGTACCAGGAAGTTATGAAATAGCTCCAATAGTTCATTTATTAATACAAAAAAATATTTATGATGGTATAATAGCTATTGGAACTATTATAAAAGGAAAAACATCTCATTTTAAATATTTATCACAAGAAGTTTGTTCACAAATATCTAATTTATCAGTACAAAATAATATTCCGATTTCTTTTAGTATTTTAACAACTGATAATATTGAGCAAGCGATTGAAAGATCTGGTATAAAAACAAGTAATAGAGGTGTTGAAGCTGCTTTAACTTTATTAGAAATGATTAATATATTTAAAACAATAAAATTATTAAATACAAAAAATAAAAAGGAAGTTAAGTGA